The proteins below are encoded in one region of Chloroflexota bacterium:
- a CDS encoding zf-HC2 domain-containing protein → MTEHPIDHVAARRLIDAYLVDDLDAAGATRLAAHLHGCPACAAELGGSTRVLALLATLSTPRPTPDLDERILVAALADRARRHEHRSWLSDLRTQVLRGAMRTTGTVVVTIVTVALLGGAFVFAATWVGSNLPRFASSDTIRPVATPTLTPTQTAQSTPAPITTPRVTPAASATPVPAAPTASPAPTPTPSASPSPSATPTPSPTPTPTPTPSPTIGPSPTPTATATPTPTPTPSPTVKPRRTPPPSASPAATQGASSSTSP, encoded by the coding sequence GTGACCGAGCATCCGATCGACCACGTCGCCGCGCGCCGCCTCATCGACGCCTATCTCGTCGACGATCTCGACGCCGCCGGCGCGACCCGCCTCGCCGCCCACCTCCACGGCTGCCCCGCGTGCGCGGCGGAGCTCGGTGGCAGCACCCGGGTCCTCGCCCTCCTCGCGACCCTCTCCACGCCGCGGCCCACGCCGGACCTGGATGAGCGGATCCTCGTCGCCGCGCTCGCCGATCGGGCCCGCCGGCACGAGCACCGGTCGTGGCTCTCGGATCTCCGCACGCAGGTCCTTCGCGGCGCGATGCGGACCACCGGCACCGTCGTCGTGACCATCGTGACCGTCGCCCTCCTCGGCGGCGCATTCGTGTTCGCGGCCACGTGGGTCGGCTCCAACCTTCCGCGCTTCGCGTCGAGTGATACCATCCGGCCCGTGGCGACGCCGACGCTCACACCGACTCAGACTGCCCAGAGCACGCCGGCACCGATCACGACACCGCGCGTGACTCCGGCGGCTTCGGCGACCCCGGTCCCCGCCGCTCCCACCGCGAGCCCGGCACCCACGCCGACGCCGAGCGCGTCGCCGTCCCCGAGCGCCACGCCCACGCCGAGCCCGACGCCGACTCCCACGCCGACGCCGAGCCCGACCATCGGGCCCTCGCCGACGCCGACCGCGACGGCCACCCCCACGCCAACACCCACCCCCTCGCCGACGGTCAAGCCGCGTCGCACGCCGCCTCCGTCGGCCTCACCCGCAGCGACGCAGGGCGCGTCGTCCAGCACATCGCCGTAA
- a CDS encoding ATP-binding protein, whose protein sequence is MNDAQLFARLSEKCTWWRDPAGWERDDPDLKAVRAVSIVYEPAPLADIRPNGLYLLLGPRRVGKSVELKRAIAAAVSGAANPRSILYFSCDGLRGVDLRRMLHLGRSRFPAIAGPRHWFIDEITAIDDWHAIVKDERDTTAFREDCVVLTGSSSAGIQDGVANLAGRHGEPADAGERLLLPMSFRSFCAVTGADANVPPIPALRPRDVFSDAPPLLEELQVFIPQLADAWENYLHVGGYPKVVSSFMDTGDIAPAFVRDLWNVVRGEAFRSMRTTPPEALAFIERLALSLSGPINLSDLARDVGFTDNEQADARITELVTAFLGFRCYKDNDGRPNMKAQRKFYFTDPLLARLPHLVDPSAVEPVVPNVSEQQMALALHRSIEREMHGAFVGMAEVRYWVNPNSKTEIDFVGSRLGLGFESKYVDTGWRGASRAIAARGVGGVVATRRAFALDEDMLAVPSALLAWLLGS, encoded by the coding sequence GTGAACGACGCACAACTCTTCGCCCGGCTTTCCGAGAAGTGCACCTGGTGGCGCGATCCGGCCGGCTGGGAGCGGGACGATCCAGACCTTAAGGCGGTCCGTGCAGTCTCCATCGTGTACGAGCCGGCGCCTCTTGCCGACATCCGGCCCAACGGGCTGTACCTGCTGCTCGGCCCACGGCGCGTTGGCAAGAGCGTCGAGCTGAAGCGAGCCATCGCGGCGGCCGTGTCAGGGGCCGCCAACCCGCGCTCCATCCTCTACTTCTCATGTGACGGGCTCCGGGGTGTTGACCTCCGGCGGATGCTCCACCTCGGGCGGAGCCGCTTTCCCGCCATCGCAGGGCCGCGCCACTGGTTCATCGACGAGATCACCGCGATCGACGACTGGCACGCGATCGTCAAGGACGAGCGGGACACGACGGCCTTCCGCGAGGACTGTGTCGTCCTCACCGGCTCTTCGTCGGCCGGGATCCAGGACGGAGTCGCCAACCTGGCCGGCCGCCACGGCGAGCCGGCCGATGCGGGCGAGCGCCTCCTGCTCCCGATGTCGTTCCGCTCCTTCTGCGCCGTGACGGGCGCGGACGCCAACGTCCCCCCGATCCCAGCCTTGCGTCCGCGAGACGTGTTCTCCGACGCGCCACCGCTCCTCGAGGAGCTTCAGGTGTTCATCCCCCAACTCGCCGACGCCTGGGAGAACTACCTTCACGTCGGCGGGTACCCGAAGGTCGTCTCCTCGTTCATGGACACCGGCGACATCGCCCCGGCCTTCGTCCGCGACCTCTGGAATGTCGTCCGAGGCGAAGCGTTTCGGTCGATGCGGACCACGCCACCGGAAGCTCTCGCCTTCATCGAGCGATTGGCACTCTCACTCTCAGGCCCGATCAACCTCTCCGACCTGGCCCGCGACGTGGGCTTCACTGACAACGAGCAGGCCGACGCACGCATCACCGAGCTCGTCACCGCATTCCTCGGCTTCCGCTGTTACAAGGACAACGACGGCCGGCCGAACATGAAGGCACAGCGGAAGTTCTACTTCACGGACCCGCTCCTGGCGCGTCTGCCCCACCTCGTGGATCCAAGCGCGGTCGAGCCAGTGGTCCCCAACGTCAGCGAGCAGCAGATGGCGCTCGCCCTGCATCGCTCGATTGAGCGCGAGATGCATGGCGCGTTCGTGGGGATGGCCGAGGTGCGGTACTGGGTGAACCCGAACTCGAAGACCGAGATCGACTTCGTCGGCTCACGGCTGGGGCTCGGCTTCGAGTCGAAGTACGTGGACACGGGCTGGCGCGGTGCGAGTCGGGCGATCGCGGCTCGGGGTGTCGGTGGTGTTGTCGCTACCCGCCGCGCGTTCGCGCTCGACGAGGACATGCTCGCCGTCCCGTCCGCGCTGCTTGCATGGCTGCTCGGGTCGTAG